CTCAACCACTCCCGCCTGAAGCAAGGTGATCATGTTGCTATGCCCATAAAGCACCCCAAATTCCCCTTCCACTCCTGGCAACACAACGCTTTTAACCTCTCCTGTATAAACTTCCCCCTCAGGAACTACCACACTAATTTTCAACAAAGCCATCACAAAACCCTTAGGAATTTTTCATGTTTTTAGCTTTTTCTAAAACCTCTTGAATGCTGCCCACCATGTAAAACGCGTTCTCAGGAATATGATCGTATTTACCTTCTAAAATCCCTCCAAAGCCCTCTAAAGTCTCTTGGAGAGTCACGTATTTACCGGGACTTCCCGTAAACACTTCAGCCACAAAAAACGGCTGGGATAAAAACTTCTCAATTTTTCTGGCCCTTTCAACCGTTTTTTTATCCTCTTCGCTCAATTCGTCCAATCCCAAAATCGCAATAATATCTTGCAAATCCTTGTATTTTTGCAAAACTTGCTGGATACCGGTGGCGATTTCATAGTGCTTCTCGCCAATCATTTGAGGACTTAAAATCCTTGAAGTGGAATCCAAGGGATCAACTGCTGGATAAATCCCTTTTTCAGCGATCTTTCTATTCAACACCGTAGTCGCATCTAAGTGCGCAAACACCGAAGCAGGGGCTGGGTCAGTCAAATCGTCTGCTGGCACATACACCGCTTGAACGGAAGTGATAGAGCCATTTTTAGTGGAAGCGATGCGCTCTTGAAGTTTCCCCATTTCCCCGGCTAGCGTGGGCTGATACCCCACCGCTGAAGGGATACGGCCTAATAGCGCACTCATCTCTGCACCGCTTTGAGCGTATCTAAAGATGTTATCAATGAACATCAACACATCTAAGCCCTTTTCATCACGAAAATACTCCGCCATCGTCAAGCCGGTGAATGCGATGCGATTCCTAGCGCCTGGTGGCTCATTCATTTGCCCATAGCACAGCGCGACTTTGTCTAAAACGCCCCCTTCTTTCATTTCAAAATACAGATCATTCCCTTCTCTGGTGCGCTCCCCCACACCCGCAAACACTGAATACCCGTTATGCTTATAAGCCACATTGTGGATAAGCTCCATAATGATCACCGTTTTCCCCACGCCAGCCCCACCAAACAAGCCTACTTTACCGCCCTTAGAATAAGGCGCGAGCAAGTCAATGACTTTAATGCCGGTTTCAAACATTTCTGTTTTAGTGCTTTGTTGTTCAAAACTAGGGGCTTTTCTGTGAATGGGCCAAGTCAAGGACGGCTTAAGAGACTCTAAATTGTCAATGCTCTCGCCCACAACATTAAAAATACGCCCCAACACTTCTTCGCCCACAGGCACTTCAATCATCTTGCCACGAGCTTTGACGATCTGGTTACGCACCAAGCCTTCTGTCATATCCATAGCAATCGCTCGCACCCGATTACCGCCCAAATGGGCTGCCACCTCTAAAACTAAAGATTTTTGAGTGCCATTGACTTCAAAATTAATGTCTAGTGCTTCAAAAATCGCCGGTAGATAGGATTCAAACTCCACATCTACCACAGGGCCTAAAACCTGAATGATTTTACCTTCCATCGCTTTCATCGCTCCTTATTTTAATGTAATTTTTATTTTAGGGCTTCTACGCCAGCATTGATTTCTACTAGCTCGGTCGTAATCGCCTCTTGTCTGGCTTTATTATAAGAAATAGTTAAAGTTTTAACCAAATCTTTAGCGTTATTCGTCGCTGTATCCATAGCCTGCATTCTAGCACTATGCTCTGCGGCTAAAGAATCAATCAAAGCGTAGTATAAACTATACTCCACATATTTTTCTGCCAAAGAGTCTAAAATTTCATCTTCACTCCCGCTTGGCTCACTAGTAATAGTCTCTTGCGCCTCATTAGGATGAGGGTTTTGGTGGATGATTTTATACCCAATAGGCAAAATTGTTTTGACTCTTATTTCTTGACTGATCATGTTTTTAAAGCCATTATGAATGATGATGACCTTATCGGTTTTCCCACTCAAATAATCCTCTACCACTTTTTTCATGAATTCCTGCGCACGTTCATAATTAGGCATAGAACTCAAATTATTGATCTTGTCTAAAACCTCTATCCCGTTAAAGCTAAAATACTCATTACCCTTTTTACCAATACCGCGCAAACGCACTTTAATGTCTTTTTCTTTGTATTCATTCGTGCATGCTAAAACTTTTTTAATGGTATTGGTGTTAAAGCCCCCACAAAGCCCCTTATCAGCTGTGATAAAAATAATATCCACTTTTTTGATTTCAAGTCTTTCTAATTCCCTAAAATACTTGCTTTGAATGTCTTCAATCCCTTGATTTTTCATCTTGGATAGCACATCATCAAACACAGCGTCTAGTTTCAGTGCATACGCTCTGGAATTTCTTGCAACTTCTTCAGCTTTTCTTAGCTTGGAAGTGGAAACGAGTTTCATCGCATGCGTGATTTTTTGCGTGTTTTTAACGCTTCCAATTTTCTTTCTAATGTCTCTTAAATTCGCCATATTCTAGCCGTCTCCTACTCGCTATAAGTGAGCTTAAATTCCTCTAAGACTTTTCTTAGCATGGCTTCTAAATCCTTATCTAGCACTTTTTTAGTGTGGATTTCTTCTAAAACTTGAGGGTATTTTGCTTCCAAGAAAGGGTGCAGTTGCTCTTCAAAATCCACGACTTTTTTCACGCTCACGCTGTCTAAAAAACCTTTAGCCCCAGCGTAAATAATGACCACTTGCTTTTCAATGGGCAAGGGCGAATAAGGGGCTTGTTTGAGCACTTCCACCATGCGTTGCCCCCTTTCTAATTGCTTTTTACTCGCTTCATCTAAATCAGAAGCGAATTGCGTGAAGGCTTGCAACTCTCTGTATTGCGCTAAATCCAGGCGCAAAGTCCCTGAAACCTGCTTGGTCGCTTTGATTTGAGCGGCCCCTCCAACCCTTGAAACCGATAAGCCCACATTGATAGCCGGGCGGATTCCTGAATAAAACAAATCCGTTTCTAAGAAAATTTGCCCATCTGTAATAGAAATGATATTCGTAGGGATATAAGCTGAAACATCGCCCGCTTGAGTTTCCACAATAGGGAGTGCGGTCAAAGAACCCGCACCTTTTTCATCGCAAAGTTTAGCCGCTCTTTCTAAAAGCCGTGAGTGGATATAAAACACATCTCCAGGAAAAGCCTCCCTACCTGGGGGTCTTCTCAAAATCAAAGAAATCTCTCTGTAAGCGACAGCATGCTTACTCAAATCATCATAAACGATTAAGGCATGGCGGGCATGATCTCTAAAGTATTCCCCCATAGCCACACCTGAATAAGGGGCTAAATATTGCATTGCAGCTGAATCTGAAGCCGAAGCGTTGATCACGACGCTGTATTCCATCGCTCCGTATTCTTCTAATTTGCGGACCACTTGCGCGACAGTGGATTCTTTTTGCCCAATAGCCACATAGATACAGATCACATTTTGCCCTTTTTGGTTAATGATCGCATCGATCGCTACGGTGGTTTTACCGGTTTGTTTATCCCCAATAATCAATTCCCTTTGCCCGCGCCCAATAGGCACCAACGCATCAATGGCTTTAATGCCAGTTTGTAAAGGCTCATGCACCGATTTCCTGTCCATAATGCCTGGGGCTTTTTGCTCTATGAGACTAAATTCATTCGTTTCTATCTCACCCTTGCCATCAATAGGCTCACCCAAAGCGTTTAGCACACGCCCTACAACCGCATCGCCAACAGGAACTTTCATCAAACTCTTCGTGCGTTTAACGCTAGTCCCCTCTTTAATATTGTTGCCAAAACCAAACACAATCACGCCAACGCTATCTTCTTCTAAATTAGCCGCAACGCCTTTATCCCCTGTTTCAAACTCCAGCACTTCATACGACATCACACCATTTAAGCCATAAACCTTAGCCACACCATCAGCGTATGAAACGACTTTTCCTACTTCAGCCATATCGCAATCAAGTTCAAAATTCTTGATTTTTTCTTCAATAACCGAGCTGATTTCTTCCAATTTTAGTTGGGACATTATCTTTATCTCCTTAGATTGATTAAATAGATTGAATAACCTGTTTTTCTATTTTCTTTAAAATATCTTCTTTAGAAAAGCCTATTTCTAAATCCAGGCTTGAAACGCTCAAAGAAACCCCTTTTTTAGACCAAGTGTCTTGAGCGATTTCTACAGGGGCGTTAAAACGCGCTTGCAATTTTTGTTGCACGGCTTCTAGTTCACTATTTTCAAGCTTTTCTGGGACTAAAAGCGTGGCTTCTAAAGTCCTTTTAGAATCAAAGGACAGCTCTTCAGCGACTAATTCCAGCATGTCAAGCCTGTTATTTTTTAACACCACTTCCATTACAGGCTTTAAAATTGAACATGCTTTTGTGGGAGTTATTTTTTCTAAAACTTCTAACACAACCTCTTTTTTAACTTTTAAAGAAACATGGGCTAACACTTGATGGAGTTTGTGCAATTTTATAGCTTCTGCTAAATTTTTAAGCCCCACGACAATTTCTTCTAATAACGCCAAATTATCCTTAGTGTGGTTTTTCAACGCCTTAGCGTAATGCTTGGAGATCACTTTTAAATCTTGCATTTAAAGCCTTTGTTTCAAAATATTCACGCAATCTTGCGCATTGAAAGACACTTTTTTGCTCTCTCTTAGATCTTTAAAAACGCTTTCAACCAGCTCTCTTTTGATCTTTTTAACTTCTAAATCCATCAACGACTTAGAATTTTTGATCAAATTTTCCACATCTATTTTGGTTTGCAATTCGTATTTTTGCGTGATCGTGTAGGCTTCTTTATTCGCATCAGAAATAATCAATTCAGCTTTTTCTTTGGCTTGCTCTAATTCTTTAAGGAGTTTTTTCTTATTTTCTTTACTCACTTTGAGTTGGGCTTGAATTTCTTCTAAGCGTTTGGAGATTTCAAGGCTTTTGGAGTGTAAAAATGAACGCAATCTTTTAGCCAAAAAATACCACAAGATCCCCACAAACAAGAGAAAATTTAAAGATCGCTCTATAATGTCTGTTTGTGAAATATCCAATCCAGTAGCGTACAAAGGGCTTAAAAGGATCAAAAACCCTAACACTATTTTAACTAACACCATCTATCAACTCCCTAAACCCATAGCCACACGCTTGTTTAATTCGTCTTCAAATACCGGCATTTGCGCTTGCAATTGCTCTTTTAGCGCTTGCTTTTCATTTTGCAATTGCTTTGCGAACGCTTCAAACTCTTGATTGAGTTCGTTCTCTTTTTGCTTGATCACAGCGTCATAAGACTCTGTGGCTTTTTGAATCGCTTCTGCTAACATTTCTCTGCGCTTTTCAGCGGCTTCTTTAAGAAGAGTCTCAATTTGATGGCCAATCTCCACGCTTTGGGTGTTATCCGTTTTGATTTTAGCCAAGCTATCCTTTATCTCTGCCTGTCTGTTATCCATAAAAGCCAACAAAGGCCTATACACCCAAACATTCATCGCCCACAACAACAACACAAACACTACAAAAACGACCGCCATTAAATAGGGGTTAACCGATATATTCATGACCTATTTCTTTCATCCTAAAAATATTTGAAACTCGCACTTGTTATAAAAACATTAACTCTATCTTAACAAAAAATCGCTTAAAAATTGAGAATATCTAAGCGTTAAGACATCATTTTTTTCATAAAAGCCTCTAAAAGAGAATTTTCATAACATCGTAAAATGATTTTATTCCCTTTTAAAGCCGCTTTAAGCTTGTAACGATCCCACAAACTTTGATTCAAGCACTCTAATTCATCTTCAGCGATGAGCGTTTGGGTTTGCTTGAAACCATGTTTTTTATTGTCAAAATTTGCGTTTATTTTAAAATCACGTGCTAAATCTTCTGTTTGGCGCACGCTGAGTTTCTGCCCTATGATGGAATTTAAAATCAATTCTTGTTTTTCTTCATCCAAACCCACCAAAACTTTTGCATGCCCTGAAGTGATTTTTTCTTCTAAAAGAGCGTTTTGAACCTTAGAAGAGAGCGTCAATAAACGCATGATATTAGCCACATGGGCTCGGGATTTTTTAACGATTTTAGACAGCTCTTCTTGGGTCATTTGATAGCTTTCAAGCAATTCTTTATAAGATCTAGCCAATTCCAAAGGGTTTAAATCTTCTCGCTGGATATTTTCAATCAAAGCGACTTCACGCATTTTTTCTTGCTCAATATCCACAACAATCGCTTTAATCGTGGGCATTTTAGCCAATTTGCTCGCTCTTAGGCGCCTTTCACCAGCGATCAAATGGTAACGCCCGTTCTCACTCACCACTAAAACCGGCTGCAACAAACCATGTTCTTTAATGGATTGCGCTAACTCTTCTAAAGAATCTTCGCTAAAGATTTTTCTGGGCTGGTAAGGATTGGGCATCACCTCATCAATACCAAGCTCCACAACTCGATTCGCTCTTTCATACAGCCCTTGCTCATACACTTCATTAATTTCAGGGAAAATATCCGCTAAACCCCTACCCAACACTTTATTTTTTGCCATATGCTACCCTTGAAGAATACTTTGAGCTAATTTTTGATAAGCGATACTGCCATTAGATTTAATATCATAGAGCAAGATGGGCTTACCAAAGCTAGGCGATTCCGCTAGTTTCACGCTTTTAGGGATCATAATATACTCTCCTGTAGCTGAATCTCTAAAAAACTCTGAGTCAAAATACTTGAACAATTCCGCTAAAACCCCTTTTGTCAAATTGAGTTGAGGGACATGCATTGTGGGTAAAAACCCTCTGATTTTGAGCTTAGGGTTCGTGCTTTTTTGCAGCATTCTAATGGTGTTGAGCAATAATTTAGTGCCTTCAAGGGCGAAAAATTCGCATTGGATAGGAATGATCACCGAATGGGCTGCTGAAAGCGAATTGATCGTGAGAGGCCCTAGAGCTGGCGGGGAATCAATAATGATATAATCATAAAGTCCCACCACGCTCTCTAAGGCGTTTTTGAGCATGAGCTCGCCTCGTTTATTCTCATCTTGGCTATCATAAAAGGTTTTTTCAAACCCGGCCAAACCCAAATTAGAAGGCACTAGATCCAAAAAAGGCATTTGGGTTTTTAAGATCACTTGAGAAATTTGCTTACGACCAATCAACACATGATAAATATCATAATCAATTTTATCGCGCCTAAAACCCAAGCTTGAAGTGGCGTTGGCTTGAGGGTCAAAATCAATCAGCAAGATTTTTTTTTCATGCGCCGCTAAAGAAGCCGCTAAATTAACCGCTGTTGTCGTTTTGCCCACACCCCCTTTTTGATTAGCCACTGCAATGATTTCACTCATCATACTCACATCCTATCATAAATCTTACCTTTAATACAAATGCGACCGTCTTCTAACAATTCCGCATCTTTCAAACTCACCAATTCGCCCCAATCATTATGGAAACTAAAAGAGTTGCTTCTATGAAATTCTAACGCATACTTACTTAAAACTTCCCCCCAAAAAAGATTTTCTTCTATTTTTTTTAAAAAGCCCTCTATAATCAAATCATCGCTCGCGCCAATATCTAAACATGCCCATTTTGTTGAAACCCTATTCACGCCAATGCCGCACACCCGCATGCCTTTATAAACATTAACCAGCACGCCCCCTATTTTTTGACTCCCTAAATACAAATCGTTAGGCCATTTGAGCCAGGTTTGAGAGCCTAATTCTTTTAAAACTTCTTTGAATAAAAACCCCAAATACAAAGCGTTCGCTTGCATGGGCAAATCTTTAGGCAAATCGCTTGCGTTTAAAGCGAGTGAAAAAGTCAAAGCGCTTTTTGCACCCTCCCAAACATTCCCCCTACTGCCTATCCCAGCGCTTTGGTTTTTAGCCACAATCAAAATAGGGGCTTTGAGTTCGTTATTTTTAAGTTTTTCTAAAAGATAGGTTTGCGTGGAAGGCAGGCTATCAAAAACCCTTTTTTCACATTGTCTCATGCCAAAATACCGCCTACTTTCAAACGCTTGCCATTCAAATAATCCTTCGCTTTCAAGGGCTTTTTACCCACCGCTTGCAACTGTGCTATACGCACGCTGCCTTTCAAGCAGCCTACAAGAACGCCTTTTTCATCAATTGCTAAAATCTCGCCTTCCTTGTGGCTCTTTTCATTCTCCACCAACTCCACTTCTAAAAGTTTAAGGCTGTTTTCTAAAAAGATTTCTGGCCAACTCTTAAACGCAAGCGATTTTAAAAACAAGCTTTTAGCGTCTTTAAAACCCACTAAACCATCGGCTTTGGTGATTTTTTTACAAAAAGTAGCTTGCGTGTGATCTTGATGCTTTCTTGTGATGGAATGAAAATTTTTGAGCGTTGAAAGAAGTAAATCCGCTCCCATATGCGCTAATTTTAAACTTAAAGCGTCTAAATCCAAATAATCTTCTCTTAAAAAAGAAGCGTTCTCTAAAATATCCCCGCTATCCAACTCTAAATCCATAAGCATGGTGCTTATGCCATAAATCCTATCGTCATTGAGTATCATCTCATGAATGGGCGAAGCCCCCCTGTATTTGGGCAATAAAGAGGCATGCGCATTGATGCAAGGAGCGATGGTTAAAACCTCTTTAGACAAGATCTTACCATAAGCCACCACCACGATAAAATCAGGCTTTAGATCTTTTAAGATTTGAACTTCAGGCTCTTTCAAACTTTGTGGCTGGAAAATAGGGATATTTAAATGATTTTCTAAAATGTATGTTTTAGTCTCTGGGGCTTTCAATTCTTTTTTGCGCCCAAAAGGTTTATCTATTTGAGTGAATAGCCCCACCACTTCTATCTGGTTATTTTTATTTTCAACCAACGCCCTTAAGATCACTTCAGCAAAACCAGGCGTTCCCATAAATACGATACGCATGTTACCAACCCTTAATTTTTATCTTTTGTAATACCATACTTTCTTTCACGATCCTTAAAAGCTTTTTCGCCTCCCTCTAATTTTAATAAATCCTCTTTATATGCATCGCTCTCAATCATAAAAGACTGTGCAACTATCTTATTATTCTCATTTTTTAAC
This DNA window, taken from Helicobacter pylori, encodes the following:
- the atpD gene encoding F0F1 ATP synthase subunit beta, encoding MEGKIIQVLGPVVDVEFESYLPAIFEALDINFEVNGTQKSLVLEVAAHLGGNRVRAIAMDMTEGLVRNQIVKARGKMIEVPVGEEVLGRIFNVVGESIDNLESLKPSLTWPIHRKAPSFEQQSTKTEMFETGIKVIDLLAPYSKGGKVGLFGGAGVGKTVIIMELIHNVAYKHNGYSVFAGVGERTREGNDLYFEMKEGGVLDKVALCYGQMNEPPGARNRIAFTGLTMAEYFRDEKGLDVLMFIDNIFRYAQSGAEMSALLGRIPSAVGYQPTLAGEMGKLQERIASTKNGSITSVQAVYVPADDLTDPAPASVFAHLDATTVLNRKIAEKGIYPAVDPLDSTSRILSPQMIGEKHYEIATGIQQVLQKYKDLQDIIAILGLDELSEEDKKTVERARKIEKFLSQPFFVAEVFTGSPGKYVTLQETLEGFGGILEGKYDHIPENAFYMVGSIQEVLEKAKNMKNS
- the atpG gene encoding ATP synthase F1 subunit gamma — its product is MANLRDIRKKIGSVKNTQKITHAMKLVSTSKLRKAEEVARNSRAYALKLDAVFDDVLSKMKNQGIEDIQSKYFRELERLEIKKVDIIFITADKGLCGGFNTNTIKKVLACTNEYKEKDIKVRLRGIGKKGNEYFSFNGIEVLDKINNLSSMPNYERAQEFMKKVVEDYLSGKTDKVIIIHNGFKNMISQEIRVKTILPIGYKIIHQNPHPNEAQETITSEPSGSEDEILDSLAEKYVEYSLYYALIDSLAAEHSARMQAMDTATNNAKDLVKTLTISYNKARQEAITTELVEINAGVEALK
- the atpA gene encoding F0F1 ATP synthase subunit alpha; this translates as MSQLKLEEISSVIEEKIKNFELDCDMAEVGKVVSYADGVAKVYGLNGVMSYEVLEFETGDKGVAANLEEDSVGVIVFGFGNNIKEGTSVKRTKSLMKVPVGDAVVGRVLNALGEPIDGKGEIETNEFSLIEQKAPGIMDRKSVHEPLQTGIKAIDALVPIGRGQRELIIGDKQTGKTTVAIDAIINQKGQNVICIYVAIGQKESTVAQVVRKLEEYGAMEYSVVINASASDSAAMQYLAPYSGVAMGEYFRDHARHALIVYDDLSKHAVAYREISLILRRPPGREAFPGDVFYIHSRLLERAAKLCDEKGAGSLTALPIVETQAGDVSAYIPTNIISITDGQIFLETDLFYSGIRPAINVGLSVSRVGGAAQIKATKQVSGTLRLDLAQYRELQAFTQFASDLDEASKKQLERGQRMVEVLKQAPYSPLPIEKQVVIIYAGAKGFLDSVSVKKVVDFEEQLHPFLEAKYPQVLEEIHTKKVLDKDLEAMLRKVLEEFKLTYSE
- a CDS encoding F0F1 ATP synthase subunit delta, whose translation is MQDLKVISKHYAKALKNHTKDNLALLEEIVVGLKNLAEAIKLHKLHQVLAHVSLKVKKEVVLEVLEKITPTKACSILKPVMEVVLKNNRLDMLELVAEELSFDSKRTLEATLLVPEKLENSELEAVQQKLQARFNAPVEIAQDTWSKKGVSLSVSSLDLEIGFSKEDILKKIEKQVIQSI
- a CDS encoding F0F1 ATP synthase subunit B, which gives rise to MVLVKIVLGFLILLSPLYATGLDISQTDIIERSLNFLLFVGILWYFLAKRLRSFLHSKSLEISKRLEEIQAQLKVSKENKKKLLKELEQAKEKAELIISDANKEAYTITQKYELQTKIDVENLIKNSKSLMDLEVKKIKRELVESVFKDLRESKKVSFNAQDCVNILKQRL
- a CDS encoding FoF1 ATP synthase subunit B' — its product is MNISVNPYLMAVVFVVFVLLLWAMNVWVYRPLLAFMDNRQAEIKDSLAKIKTDNTQSVEIGHQIETLLKEAAEKRREMLAEAIQKATESYDAVIKQKENELNQEFEAFAKQLQNEKQALKEQLQAQMPVFEDELNKRVAMGLGS
- a CDS encoding ParB/RepB/Spo0J family partition protein, whose amino-acid sequence is MAKNKVLGRGLADIFPEINEVYEQGLYERANRVVELGIDEVMPNPYQPRKIFSEDSLEELAQSIKEHGLLQPVLVVSENGRYHLIAGERRLRASKLAKMPTIKAIVVDIEQEKMREVALIENIQREDLNPLELARSYKELLESYQMTQEELSKIVKKSRAHVANIMRLLTLSSKVQNALLEEKITSGHAKVLVGLDEEKQELILNSIIGQKLSVRQTEDLARDFKINANFDNKKHGFKQTQTLIAEDELECLNQSLWDRYKLKAALKGNKIILRCYENSLLEAFMKKMMS
- the soj gene encoding chromosome partitioning ATPase Soj, giving the protein MSEIIAVANQKGGVGKTTTAVNLAASLAAHEKKILLIDFDPQANATSSLGFRRDKIDYDIYHVLIGRKQISQVILKTQMPFLDLVPSNLGLAGFEKTFYDSQDENKRGELMLKNALESVVGLYDYIIIDSPPALGPLTINSLSAAHSVIIPIQCEFFALEGTKLLLNTIRMLQKSTNPKLKIRGFLPTMHVPQLNLTKGVLAELFKYFDSEFFRDSATGEYIMIPKSVKLAESPSFGKPILLYDIKSNGSIAYQKLAQSILQG
- a CDS encoding biotin--[acetyl-CoA-carboxylase] ligase, with translation MRQCEKRVFDSLPSTQTYLLEKLKNNELKAPILIVAKNQSAGIGSRGNVWEGAKSALTFSLALNASDLPKDLPMQANALYLGFLFKEVLKELGSQTWLKWPNDLYLGSQKIGGVLVNVYKGMRVCGIGVNRVSTKWACLDIGASDDLIIEGFLKKIEENLFWGEVLSKYALEFHRSNSFSFHNDWGELVSLKDAELLEDGRICIKGKIYDRM
- the fmt gene encoding methionyl-tRNA formyltransferase; amino-acid sequence: MRIVFMGTPGFAEVILRALVENKNNQIEVVGLFTQIDKPFGRKKELKAPETKTYILENHLNIPIFQPQSLKEPEVQILKDLKPDFIVVVAYGKILSKEVLTIAPCINAHASLLPKYRGASPIHEMILNDDRIYGISTMLMDLELDSGDILENASFLREDYLDLDALSLKLAHMGADLLLSTLKNFHSITRKHQDHTQATFCKKITKADGLVGFKDAKSLFLKSLAFKSWPEIFLENSLKLLEVELVENEKSHKEGEILAIDEKGVLVGCLKGSVRIAQLQAVGKKPLKAKDYLNGKRLKVGGILA